In Hippocampus zosterae strain Florida chromosome 3, ASM2543408v3, whole genome shotgun sequence, a genomic segment contains:
- the LOC127597381 gene encoding plasma membrane calcium-transporting ATPase 1-like isoform X1 has product MANSSFRGGKRGRRGSAYLETEFSCSLRELRSLMELRGDDARERIRHSYGDVDGLCARLRTSALEGLEASWEDLERRRQAFGPNVIPPKKPKTFVQLVWEALQDVTLIILEVAAIVSLGLSFYRPPHADRDSCGSAAGDVGDEGEAETGWIEGAAILLSVACVVLVTAFNDWSKEKQFRGLQSRIEQEQKFSVLRAGQLAHVKVSDIVVGDIAHVKYGDLLPADGILIQGNDLKIDESSLTGESDHVKKSADKDPMLLSGTHVMEGSGKMVVTAVGVNSQTGIIFALLGAGEEGGDGDDDKAGKEKKRKRKEERKKRERKEKKSTGAESPRGSSRLVRPRLTAPPSFTGKKEEKAKIGKSKDGAAVETEPLKDDAEPEKKKSNLRKKEKSVLQGKLTKLAVQIGKAGLFMSTLTVIILIVRFLVDTFCIQGIPWTAECVPIYLKFLVKFFIIGVTVLVVAVPEGLPLAVTISLAYSVKKMMKDNNLVRHLDACETMGNATAICSDKTGTLTMNRMTVVQAYVAGCYHKKVPEPALIPAKILDLLVLGIGVNCAYTTKIMPPDKEGGLPRQVGNKTECALLGLSLDLQRDYQSVRNQIPEEKLFKVYTFNSVRKSMSTVLRNHDGSYRMFSKGASEILLRKCCKILTENGVAKAFKPRDREKLMKTVIEPMASEGLRTICLAYRDFGAADRPDWDDEADVLAGLTCIAVVGIEDPVRPEVPDAIRKCQRAGITVRMVTGDNINTARAIASKCGILQPGGDFLCLEGKEFNRRIRNQLGEIEQERIDKIWPKLRVLARSSPTDKHTLVKGIIDSSALEQRQVVAVTGDGTNDGPALKKADVGFAMGIAGTDVAKEASDIILTDDNFSSIVKAVMWGRNVYDSISKFLQFQLTVNVVAVIVAFTGACVTQDSPLKAVQMLWVNLIMDTFASLALATEPPTEALLLRSPYGRSKPLISRTMMKNILGHAVYQLAVIFTLLFGGELLLDVDCGRNAPLHAPPSEHYTVVFNTFVLMQLFNELNARKIHGERNVFDGVLSNPIFCSIVVGTFLIQVLIVQFGGKPFSCVSLSVEQWLWCVFLGFGSLLWGQLVSSVPTRWLKFLKTAGHGTKQEEIPEEELEEMKDPDEIDHAEMELRRGQVLWCRGLQRIQTQIRVVNAFRDSVSPYENLETPELRSSIHNFMSHPEFRIDDSEPHIPLIDELEVEDEAPAKRNSVAVANNAPPERPLLPAAHLKDQQTPRARAAGLISANCGGVPPCPGSPLHSLETSL; this is encoded by the exons ATGGCCAACAGCTCCTTCCGCGGCGGCAAGCGCGGCCGCCGCGGCTCCGCCTACCTGGAGACCGAGTTCAGCTGCTCGCTCCGGGAGCTGCGCTCGCTCATGGAACTGCGGGGCGACGACGCCCGCGAGCGGATCCGGCACAGCTACGGGGACGTTGACGGACTCTGCGCCAGACTCAGAACCTCTGCCCTCGAAG GTCTGGAAGCTTCGTGGGAGGACCTGGAGCGCCGGCGGCAGGCCTTTGGCCCCAACGTGATCCCCCCGAAGAAGCCAAAAACCTTTGTGCAGTTAGTGTGGGAGGCGCTGCAGGACGTGACGCTCATCATCCTGGAAGTGGCCGCCATCGTTTCGCTGGGCCTTTCTTTCTACCGACCGCCGCACGCCGACAGGGACA GTTGCGGGAGCGCGGCGGGCGACGTGGGCGACGAGGGCGAGGCGGAGACGGGCTGGATCGAGGGCGCGGCCATCCTGCTGTCGGTGGCGTGCGTGGTGCTGGTGACGGCCTTCAACGACTGGAGCAAAGAGAAACAATTCCGAGGCCTGCAGAGTCGCATCGAGCAGGAGCAAAAGTTCAGCGTGCTGCGCGCGGGGCAGCTGGCGCACGTCAAAGTGTCCGACATCGTCGTGGGCGACATCGCGCACGTCAAATATG GCGACCTCCTCCCCGCCGACGGCATCCTCATCCAAGGCAACGACCTGAAGATCGACGAGAGCTCCCTGACCGGAGAGTCGGATCACGTCAAAAAGAGCGCCGACAAGGATCCCATGTTGCTCTCAG GCACTCACGTGATGGAGGGCTCAGGCAAGATGGTGGTGACGGCGGTGGGCGTCAACTCTCAGACGGGCATCATCTTTGCTCTGCTGGGCGCCGGCGAGGAAGGCGGCGACGGAGACGACGACAAGGCcgggaaggagaagaagaggaagcggaAGGAAGAGCGCAAGAAGAGGGagagaaaggagaagaaaagtaCGGGCGCCGAGTCCCCTCGCGGTTCCTCGCGGTTGGTAAGGCCGCGGCTCACGGCCCCGCCTTCTTTCACAggtaaaaaggaggaaaaagccAAGATAG GGAAGAGCAAGGATGGCGCCGCCGTGGAGACGGAGCCGCTCAAAGACGACGCGGAGCccgagaagaagaaaagcaacCTGAGGAAGAAGGAGAAGTCGGTCCTTCAAGGGAAGCTGACCAAGCTGGCGGTGCAGATCGGCAAAGCAG GCCTCTTCATGTCCACGCTGACCGTCATCATCCTCATTGTTCGCTTCCTGGTGGACACCTTCTGCATCCAGGGAATTCCCTGGACTGCCGAGTGCGTGCCCATCTACCTGAAGTTCCTGGTCAAGTTCTTCATCATCGGTGTGACCGTGCTGGTGGTAGCTGTGCCCGAAGGTCTTCCTCTGGCCGTCACCATCTCCCTGGCCTACTCCGTCAAG aaaATGATGAAGGACAACAACCTGGTGCGCCACCTGGACGCCTGCGAGACGATGGGCAACGCCACCGCCATCTGCTCCGACAAGACCGGCACGCTGACCATGAACCGCATGACAGTGGTCCAGGCCTACGTGGCCGGCTGCTACCACAAGAAGGTGCCGGAGCCCGCCTTGATACCCGCCAAGATCTTAGACCTGCTGGTTCTTGGGATTGGGGTCAACTGCGCCTACACCACCAAGATTATG CCCCCCGACAAGGAGGGCGGTCTCCCTCGCCAGGTGGGCAACAAGACAGAATGTGCCTTACTGGGACTGAGTTTGGACCTGCAACGGGACTACCAAAGCGTTCGCAACCAGATCCCAGAGGAGAAGCTCTTCAAGGTGTACACCTTCAACTCGGTCCGGAAGTCCATGAGCACCGTGCTCCGGAACCACGATGGCAGCTACCGCATGTTTAGCAAGGGAGCCTCCGAGATCCTGCTCAGGAA GTGCTGCAAGATCCTGACGGAGAACGGCGTCGCCAAAGCCTTCAAGCCTCGCGACCGGGAGAAACTGATGAAGACGGTCATCGAGCCCATGGCGTCCGAGGGCCTGAGGACCATCTGCCTGGCCTATCGGGACTTTGGCGCCGCCGACCGACCCGACTGGGACGACGAGGCCGACGTCCTCGCCGGACTCACCTGTATTGCCGTGGTCGGCATCGAGGATCCTGTCAGACCTGAG GTGCCGGACGCCATCAGGAAGTGCCAGCGCGCGGGCATTACGGTGCGCATGGTGACGGGAGACAACATCAACACGGCGCGCGCCATCGCCAGCAAATGCGGCATCCTGCAGCCAGGGGGCGACTTCTTGTGCCTGGAGGGCAAAGAGTTCAACAGACGCATACGCAACCAGCTGGGCGAG ATCGAGCAGGAGCGAATTGACAAGATCTGGCCCAAACTGCGAGTCCTGGCCCGCTCGTCGCCGACTGACAAGCACACCCTCGTCAAAg GCATCATCGACAGCTCGGCGCTGGAGCAGAGGCAAGTGGTGGCGGTCACCGGAGACGGCACCAACGACGGGCCCGCCCTCAAGAAGGCCGACGTCGGCTTCGCCATG GGCATCGCCGGGACGGACGTGGCGAAGGAGGCGTCGGACATCATCCTGACCGACGACAACTTCAGCAGCATCGTCAAGGCGGTCATGTGGGGCCGCAACGTCTACGACAGCATCTCCAAGTTCCTGCAGTTCCAGCTCACCGTCAACGTGGTGGCCGTCATCGTGGCCTTCACCGGCGCCTGCGTCACGCAG GACTCGCCCCTGAAGGCGGTGCAGATGCTGTGGGTCAACCTGATCATGGACACCTTCGCCTCGCTGGCGCTGGCCACCGAGCCGCCCACCGAGGCGCTGCTGCTGCGCAGCCCCTACGGACGCAGCAAGCCGCTCATCTCGCGCACCATGATGAAGAACATCCTGGGCCACGCCGTCTACCAGCTGGCCGTCATCTTTACGCTGCTTTTCGGCG GCGAGCTGCTGCTGGACGTGGACTGCGGGCGCAACGCGCCGCTGCACGCGCCGCCGTCGGAGCACTACACGGTGGTGTTCAACACCTTCGTGCTGATGCAGCTCTTCAACGAGCTCAACGCCCGCAAGATCCACGGCGAGAGGAACGTCTTTGACGGCGTCCTCAGCAACCCCATCTTCTGCTCCATCGTCGTCGGCACCTTCCTCATTCAG GTGCTGATTGTGCAGTTTGGCGGCAAGCCCTTCAGCTGCGTGAGCCTGAGCGTGGAGCAGTGGCTCTGGTGCGTCTTCCTGGGCTTCGGCAGCCTCCTGTGGGGGCAG CTGGTGTCCAGCGTGCCCACCCGCTGGCTGAAGTTCCTGAAGACGGCGGGCCACGGCACCAAGCAGGAGGAGATCCccgaggaggagctggaggagatgaAGGACCCCGACGAGATCGACCACGCCGAGATGGAGCTCAGGAGGGGCCAAGTGCTGTGGTGCAGAGGCCTGCAGCGCATACAGACGCAG ATCCGCGTGGTGAACGCCTTCCGCGACAGCGTGTCCCCGTACGAGAACCTGGAGACCCCCGAGTTGCGCAGCTCCATCCACAACTTCATGAGCCACCCCGAGTTCCGCATCGACGACTCGGAGCCTCACATCCCCCTCATTGACGAGCTGGAGGTCGAGGACGAGGCGCCCGCCAAGCGCAACTCGGTGGCGGTCGCCAACAACGCCCCGCCGGAGCGCCCCCTACTGCCAGCCGCCCACCTCAAGGACCAGCAGACCCCTCGGGCCAGGGCCGCGGGTTTGATCTCGGCCAATTGCGGGGGGGTGCCGCCCTGTCCCGGGAGCCCCCTGCACAGCTTGGAAACATCGCTCTGA